A region from the Phycisphaeraceae bacterium genome encodes:
- a CDS encoding Mrp/NBP35 family ATP-binding protein, translating into MPITKDQIIDQLRKVNDPELHRDLVTLNMVKKVAYCDGHVDLNIELTTPACPLKDQIRSDVEKAIRALGPEIKAINIEFSAQVQQSPQARAAANNPLPEVKHIISVGAGKGGVGKSTIAVNLAVGLARSGAAVGLMDGDIYGPSLPTLLGLGQTAPRANGNIILPFEVHGIRAMTVGCLVEPEKPLIWRGPMAHGAFRQLATQTQWGPLDYLVIDLPPGTGDVPLTMSQLLPLTGAVVVCTPQKVAQDDARRAIGMFRQLSIEVLGVVENMSYFIGDDGKEYDIFGRGGAEKMASEMGVPFLGTVPINMALRANSDAGRPTANFTEDPQLCHELENVVRRLAGRISMAARLNQAPVLSVS; encoded by the coding sequence ATGCCTATCACCAAAGACCAGATCATTGACCAGCTCCGCAAGGTAAACGACCCCGAACTGCACCGTGACCTCGTCACGCTGAACATGGTTAAAAAAGTCGCGTACTGCGACGGTCACGTCGATCTGAATATCGAGCTGACCACGCCGGCCTGCCCGCTCAAGGACCAGATCCGCTCCGATGTTGAAAAAGCCATCCGTGCGCTGGGTCCGGAGATCAAAGCGATCAACATTGAGTTTTCCGCGCAGGTGCAGCAGTCTCCGCAGGCACGGGCGGCCGCCAACAATCCGTTACCGGAGGTCAAGCACATCATCTCCGTCGGTGCAGGCAAGGGCGGTGTGGGCAAGAGTACGATCGCTGTGAATCTTGCGGTCGGACTGGCGCGCAGCGGAGCTGCGGTGGGCCTCATGGACGGCGACATTTACGGCCCGTCGCTGCCGACACTGCTGGGTCTCGGCCAAACTGCACCGCGAGCCAACGGCAACATCATCCTTCCCTTTGAGGTTCACGGTATCCGCGCGATGACGGTCGGCTGCCTTGTCGAGCCGGAAAAGCCGCTGATCTGGCGCGGCCCGATGGCGCATGGTGCGTTCCGCCAGCTTGCGACGCAGACACAGTGGGGGCCGCTGGATTATCTGGTGATCGACCTGCCTCCGGGCACGGGCGACGTGCCGCTCACCATGTCGCAGCTCCTTCCGCTGACCGGAGCGGTCGTCGTCTGCACACCGCAGAAAGTGGCTCAGGACGACGCCCGCCGGGCGATCGGCATGTTCCGACAACTGTCCATCGAGGTGCTGGGTGTCGTTGAAAACATGAGCTATTTCATCGGTGATGACGGCAAGGAGTACGACATCTTCGGTCGCGGCGGCGCGGAAAAGATGGCCAGCGAAATGGGTGTTCCGTTCCTGGGAACCGTGCCGATCAACATGGCCCTGCGCGCGAACTCCGATGCGGGGCGACCTACCGCGAACTTCACCGAAGACCCGCAACTTTGCCACGAACTGGAAAATGTCGTGCGACGGCTCGCCGGCAGAATCAGTATGGCCGCGAGGTTGAATCAGGCCCCGGTGCTGAGCGTCTCCTGA